A single Hippocampus zosterae strain Florida chromosome 1, ASM2543408v3, whole genome shotgun sequence DNA region contains:
- the wfs1b gene encoding wolframin isoform X1, which produces MDTSPSGSPTASSSPATAVQTDPPSPRFSPKLTMPTRPTKLLPTYSTTSSHSAPCAYSSSSSFPAPTASVHCSPVRSPSQLGRAQLNAASSATAETSATASTMPETEEREEEVTLEDVAEKAKSGDAKAQAKMGRFFLALARERDEELNHCTAVTWLIQSAKQGRKDAVKLLHQCLASRQGITLENYEEVKKLCMETRFERGVRKAALLMYWKLNPEKKRLVAVSEMLENVEHVHADQDKAVSQGPLNSSAKKQRRVLQTMVTSESTTHVGMDEFVEMTKKYAQGMAPPPALAAVSGSDEDDDDDVVVKNPDELPLHQKVGVTRLRGGRFLTTVFQLVRLSWHQLLKFPLHALLEIKEHLIDWASRAGMQWLSALIPTHHVNALIFFFIISNLTIEFFIFLIPLLVFYLSFFSMIICTLRVFQNSKAWENFRALTDLLAHFEPGLDVEQAETNFGLTHLEPYLYFLLSVVFVVFSFPVADKSWIPCSELAAVALFFTVTAFLSLHASAKLFARKALLTEVLSGACSLAYLLPDSLWVLRLFGKTFISVPLGDIVALNIGVPCALYGHLVYLLFRMAQLRGFKGTYLCLVPYMVCFTWCELCLVFLNNATAIGLIRTCAGYFLFLFALPVLSLGLAAILVIQLLQWFVALEITKMAVTLTVCLVPVVLRLWTRFSLNPIMLFRSLSRSSIVKLILVWLSAVLLFCWMYVYRSEGMKVYNSTLTWPQYSNMCGPLAWKESNMAQTQILCSHLEGHRVTWTGRFKYVRVTDIENGAQSVINLLPVLVGNWMRCLYGQPYPACDRTQDPRKVGPHPFLAPPLQDPLCKLKQLAKHECHVKRFDRYKFEVTMGMPQERKTKNGTIVEDEDATKDIVLRASNEFKSVLLHLNTGSLVEFSTILEGRLGSKWPVFELKAIHCLSCGNARLSSRRQYKIEHDWRRTAQSALQFGFDFFFNPFLTARLRQLSDIESDAVTEVTA; this is translated from the exons ATGGACACATCTCCATCAGGCAGCCCAACGGCCAGTAGTTCTCCTGCCACCGCTGTGCAGACAGACCCTCCCTCGCCCAGATTTTCTCCTAAACTCACCATGCCAACCCGTCCGACCAAGCTGCTGCCGACGTACTCGACGACATCCTCTCATTCTGCGCCTTGTGCTTATTCCAGCTCCTCTTCTTTCCCCGCGCCGACCGCTTCAGTGCACTGCTCGCCTGTTAGAAGCCCCTCTCAGCTAGGGAGAGCGCAGCTCAACGCTGCTTCCTCAGCCACTGCCGAAACATCAGCCACAGCTTCTACCATGCCCGAAACAG AGGAGCGAGAGGAGGAGGTCACTCTCGAGGATGTGGCTGAGAAAGCAAAGTCAGGTGATGCGAAAGCGCAGGCCAAG ATGGGCCGCTTCTTCCTGGCTCTGGCCCGAGAAAGAGACGAGGAACTGAACCACTGCACTGCGGTCACCTGGCTGATCCAGTCCGCTAAACAGGGCCGCAAAGATGCTGTGAAGCTTCTGCATCAATGCTTAGCCTCCAGGCAAG GCATTACTCTTGAGAACTACGAAGAGGTGAAGAAGCTGTGCATGGAAACCCGTTTTGAGAGAGGAGTTCGTAAAGCAGCTCTGCTCATGTACTGGAAGCTGAACCCGGAGAAGAAGAGGTTGGTAGCTGTTTCGGAGATGCTGGAGAACGTGGAACACGTCCACGCAGATCAAG ACAAAGCAGTCTCACAAGGCCCTCTCAACAGCTCTGCAAAGAAACAGAGGAGAGTTCTGCAGACAATGGTGACAAGCGAGT CCACCACCCACGTCGGGATGGATGAATTTGTCGAGATGACAAAAAAGTATGCCCAGGGAATGGCGCCGCCTCCCGCCTTGGCGGCGGTGTCAGGCAGCGACgaagatgatgacgacgacgtggTGGTGAAGAATCCAGATGAGCTGCCCCTACACCAAAAGGTGGGAGTGACACGGTTGCGGGGAGGAAGGTTCTTAACGACGGTGTTTCAGCTTGTCCGTTTGTCTTGGCATCAGCTGCTGAAGTTCCCGCTTCACGCTCTGCTGGAGATCAAGGAGCACCTCATCGACTGGGCGTCGCGGGCGGGCATGCAGTGGCTCAGCGCCCTCATCCCCACGCACCACGTCAATGCACTTattttcttcttcatcatctccAACCTCACCATCGAGTTCTTCATATTCCTCATTCCTTTGCTGGTTTTCTACCTCTCCTTCTTCTCCATGATTATTTGTACGCTGCGGGTGTTCCAG AACTCCAAAGCCTGGGAGAACTTTCGGGCCTTAACTGACCTGCTGGCTCACTTTGAGCCTGGACTTGATGTGGAGCAAGCTGAGACCAACTTTGGGCTGACACACTTGGAGCCCTATTT GTACTTCTTGCTCTCGGTGGTCTTCGTGGTGTTCTCCTTTCCGGTGGCCGACAAGTCGTGGATCCCGTGCTCCGAGCTGGCGGCGGTGGCCCTCTTCTTCACAGTCACTGCCTTCCTCAGCCTCCACGCTTCCGCCAAGTTGTTTGCTCGCAAGGCCCTGCTCACGGAAGTACTCTCGGGCGCCTGCTCCCTCGCTTACCTACTGCCGGACTCCCTGTGGGTGCTCAGGCTCTTCGGGAAAACGTTCATCTCGGTGCCTCTGGGTGACATCGTGGCGTTGAACATCGGTGTGCCATGCGCCCTCTACGGCCACCTGGTTTACCTCCTGTTCCGCATGGCCCAGCTGAGGGGCTTCAAGGGGACTTACCTGTGCCTGGTGCCATATATGGTTTGCTTCACGTGGTGCGAGCTCTGCTTGGTGTTCCTCAATAACGCCACCGCCATCGGCCTCATACGGACTTGCGCCGGCTACTTCCTCTTCCTGTTCGCACTGCCCGTTCTCTCCCTGGGCCTGGCCGCAATACTTGTCATCCAGCTCCTGCAGTGGTTCGTGGCCTTGGAGATCACCAAGATGGCCGTCACACTGACCGTGTGCTTGGTGCCGGTCGTTCTGAGGCTTTGGACCCGCTTCAGCCTGAACCCCATTATGTTGTTTCGTTCGCTGTCCAGGAGCAGCATCGTCAAACTCATCCTGGTGTGGCTCAGCGCCGTGCTGCTCTTCTGCTGGATGTACGTGTACAGGTCGGAAGGCATGAAGGTGTACAACTCCACTCTCACGTGGCCGCAGTACAGCAACATGTGTGGCCCATTGGCGTGGAAGGAGTCCAACATGGCCCAAACTCAGATCCTCTGCTCCCACCTCGAAGGCCACAGGGTCACCTGGACGGGCCGCTTCAAATACGTGCGAGTGACAGACATCGAGAACGGGGCGCAGTCGGTCATCAACCTGCTTCCCGTCTTGGTGGGGAATTGGATGCGTTGTCTGTACGGTCAGCCGTATCCTGCGTGCGACAGGACGCAAGACCCCCGCAAGGTGGGGCCTCACCCTTTCCTGGCTCCGCCGCTGCAAGACCCCCTCTGTAAACTCAAACAACTTGCCAAGCACGAGTGCCACGTGAAGCGCTTCGACCGCTACAAGTTCGAAGTCACTATGGGCATGCCGCAAGAGAGGAAGACCAAGAACGGGACCATTGTGGAGGACGAAGACGCCACCAAGGACATCGTCCTGCGCGCCAGCAATGAGTTCAAGTCGGTGCTGCTGCATTTGAACACGGGAAGCCTGGTGGAGTTCAGCACCATCCTGGAGGGACGTCTGGGCTCCAAATGGCCCGTTTTCGAGCTCAAAGCCATTCACTGCTTGTCGTGCGGCAACGCCCGCCTGTCCAGCCGTAGACAGTACAAGATCGAACACGACTGGAGGCGCACGGCCCAGAGCGCCCTGCAGTTTGGCTTCGACTTCTTCTTCAACCCTTTCCTGACCGCACGACTACGCCAACTCTCTGACATTGAAAGCGACGCTGTCACGGAAGTGACAGCGTAG
- the wfs1b gene encoding wolframin isoform X2, with amino-acid sequence MDTSPSGSPTASSSPATAVQTDPPSPRFSPKLTMPTRPTKLLPTYSTTSSHSAPCAYSSSSSFPAPTASVHCSPVRSPSQLGRAQLNAASSATAETSATASTMPETEEREEEVTLEDVAEKAKSGDAKAQAKMGRFFLALARERDEELNHCTAVTWLIQSAKQGRKDAVKLLHQCLASRQGITLENYEEVKKLCMETRFERGVRKAALLMYWKLNPEKKRLVAVSEMLENVEHVHADQDKAVSQGPLNSSAKKQRRVLQTMVTSESTTHVGMDEFVEMTKKYAQGMAPPPALAAVSGSDEDDDDDVVVKNPDELPLHQKLLKFPLHALLEIKEHLIDWASRAGMQWLSALIPTHHVNALIFFFIISNLTIEFFIFLIPLLVFYLSFFSMIICTLRVFQNSKAWENFRALTDLLAHFEPGLDVEQAETNFGLTHLEPYLYFLLSVVFVVFSFPVADKSWIPCSELAAVALFFTVTAFLSLHASAKLFARKALLTEVLSGACSLAYLLPDSLWVLRLFGKTFISVPLGDIVALNIGVPCALYGHLVYLLFRMAQLRGFKGTYLCLVPYMVCFTWCELCLVFLNNATAIGLIRTCAGYFLFLFALPVLSLGLAAILVIQLLQWFVALEITKMAVTLTVCLVPVVLRLWTRFSLNPIMLFRSLSRSSIVKLILVWLSAVLLFCWMYVYRSEGMKVYNSTLTWPQYSNMCGPLAWKESNMAQTQILCSHLEGHRVTWTGRFKYVRVTDIENGAQSVINLLPVLVGNWMRCLYGQPYPACDRTQDPRKVGPHPFLAPPLQDPLCKLKQLAKHECHVKRFDRYKFEVTMGMPQERKTKNGTIVEDEDATKDIVLRASNEFKSVLLHLNTGSLVEFSTILEGRLGSKWPVFELKAIHCLSCGNARLSSRRQYKIEHDWRRTAQSALQFGFDFFFNPFLTARLRQLSDIESDAVTEVTA; translated from the exons ATGGACACATCTCCATCAGGCAGCCCAACGGCCAGTAGTTCTCCTGCCACCGCTGTGCAGACAGACCCTCCCTCGCCCAGATTTTCTCCTAAACTCACCATGCCAACCCGTCCGACCAAGCTGCTGCCGACGTACTCGACGACATCCTCTCATTCTGCGCCTTGTGCTTATTCCAGCTCCTCTTCTTTCCCCGCGCCGACCGCTTCAGTGCACTGCTCGCCTGTTAGAAGCCCCTCTCAGCTAGGGAGAGCGCAGCTCAACGCTGCTTCCTCAGCCACTGCCGAAACATCAGCCACAGCTTCTACCATGCCCGAAACAG AGGAGCGAGAGGAGGAGGTCACTCTCGAGGATGTGGCTGAGAAAGCAAAGTCAGGTGATGCGAAAGCGCAGGCCAAG ATGGGCCGCTTCTTCCTGGCTCTGGCCCGAGAAAGAGACGAGGAACTGAACCACTGCACTGCGGTCACCTGGCTGATCCAGTCCGCTAAACAGGGCCGCAAAGATGCTGTGAAGCTTCTGCATCAATGCTTAGCCTCCAGGCAAG GCATTACTCTTGAGAACTACGAAGAGGTGAAGAAGCTGTGCATGGAAACCCGTTTTGAGAGAGGAGTTCGTAAAGCAGCTCTGCTCATGTACTGGAAGCTGAACCCGGAGAAGAAGAGGTTGGTAGCTGTTTCGGAGATGCTGGAGAACGTGGAACACGTCCACGCAGATCAAG ACAAAGCAGTCTCACAAGGCCCTCTCAACAGCTCTGCAAAGAAACAGAGGAGAGTTCTGCAGACAATGGTGACAAGCGAGT CCACCACCCACGTCGGGATGGATGAATTTGTCGAGATGACAAAAAAGTATGCCCAGGGAATGGCGCCGCCTCCCGCCTTGGCGGCGGTGTCAGGCAGCGACgaagatgatgacgacgacgtggTGGTGAAGAATCCAGATGAGCTGCCCCTACACCAAAAG CTGCTGAAGTTCCCGCTTCACGCTCTGCTGGAGATCAAGGAGCACCTCATCGACTGGGCGTCGCGGGCGGGCATGCAGTGGCTCAGCGCCCTCATCCCCACGCACCACGTCAATGCACTTattttcttcttcatcatctccAACCTCACCATCGAGTTCTTCATATTCCTCATTCCTTTGCTGGTTTTCTACCTCTCCTTCTTCTCCATGATTATTTGTACGCTGCGGGTGTTCCAG AACTCCAAAGCCTGGGAGAACTTTCGGGCCTTAACTGACCTGCTGGCTCACTTTGAGCCTGGACTTGATGTGGAGCAAGCTGAGACCAACTTTGGGCTGACACACTTGGAGCCCTATTT GTACTTCTTGCTCTCGGTGGTCTTCGTGGTGTTCTCCTTTCCGGTGGCCGACAAGTCGTGGATCCCGTGCTCCGAGCTGGCGGCGGTGGCCCTCTTCTTCACAGTCACTGCCTTCCTCAGCCTCCACGCTTCCGCCAAGTTGTTTGCTCGCAAGGCCCTGCTCACGGAAGTACTCTCGGGCGCCTGCTCCCTCGCTTACCTACTGCCGGACTCCCTGTGGGTGCTCAGGCTCTTCGGGAAAACGTTCATCTCGGTGCCTCTGGGTGACATCGTGGCGTTGAACATCGGTGTGCCATGCGCCCTCTACGGCCACCTGGTTTACCTCCTGTTCCGCATGGCCCAGCTGAGGGGCTTCAAGGGGACTTACCTGTGCCTGGTGCCATATATGGTTTGCTTCACGTGGTGCGAGCTCTGCTTGGTGTTCCTCAATAACGCCACCGCCATCGGCCTCATACGGACTTGCGCCGGCTACTTCCTCTTCCTGTTCGCACTGCCCGTTCTCTCCCTGGGCCTGGCCGCAATACTTGTCATCCAGCTCCTGCAGTGGTTCGTGGCCTTGGAGATCACCAAGATGGCCGTCACACTGACCGTGTGCTTGGTGCCGGTCGTTCTGAGGCTTTGGACCCGCTTCAGCCTGAACCCCATTATGTTGTTTCGTTCGCTGTCCAGGAGCAGCATCGTCAAACTCATCCTGGTGTGGCTCAGCGCCGTGCTGCTCTTCTGCTGGATGTACGTGTACAGGTCGGAAGGCATGAAGGTGTACAACTCCACTCTCACGTGGCCGCAGTACAGCAACATGTGTGGCCCATTGGCGTGGAAGGAGTCCAACATGGCCCAAACTCAGATCCTCTGCTCCCACCTCGAAGGCCACAGGGTCACCTGGACGGGCCGCTTCAAATACGTGCGAGTGACAGACATCGAGAACGGGGCGCAGTCGGTCATCAACCTGCTTCCCGTCTTGGTGGGGAATTGGATGCGTTGTCTGTACGGTCAGCCGTATCCTGCGTGCGACAGGACGCAAGACCCCCGCAAGGTGGGGCCTCACCCTTTCCTGGCTCCGCCGCTGCAAGACCCCCTCTGTAAACTCAAACAACTTGCCAAGCACGAGTGCCACGTGAAGCGCTTCGACCGCTACAAGTTCGAAGTCACTATGGGCATGCCGCAAGAGAGGAAGACCAAGAACGGGACCATTGTGGAGGACGAAGACGCCACCAAGGACATCGTCCTGCGCGCCAGCAATGAGTTCAAGTCGGTGCTGCTGCATTTGAACACGGGAAGCCTGGTGGAGTTCAGCACCATCCTGGAGGGACGTCTGGGCTCCAAATGGCCCGTTTTCGAGCTCAAAGCCATTCACTGCTTGTCGTGCGGCAACGCCCGCCTGTCCAGCCGTAGACAGTACAAGATCGAACACGACTGGAGGCGCACGGCCCAGAGCGCCCTGCAGTTTGGCTTCGACTTCTTCTTCAACCCTTTCCTGACCGCACGACTACGCCAACTCTCTGACATTGAAAGCGACGCTGTCACGGAAGTGACAGCGTAG